From Parasphaerochaeta coccoides DSM 17374, a single genomic window includes:
- a CDS encoding catalase, producing MEKDKFKKLTNEVGAPVADNENAITAGPRGPVVMQDVWLMEKMAHFNREVIPERRMHAKGWGAYGKLTVKKDISKYTKAKVLQPGTTTDLFIRFSTVAGERGAADCERDIRGVAVKFYTEEGNWDLVGNNTPTFFIRDVHNFSDLNRAVKRDPRTGRRSAQNNWDFWTLLPECFHQITIVMSDRGIPASFRNMHFFGEHTFSFYNAKSERVWCKFHFKTQQGIKNLSNEEATKINGMDREYHGKDLYDAIEREDFPKWTMYVQIMTEKQAKGHHENPFDITKVWSHKEYPLIEVGELELNRNPENYFAEVEQAAFTPAHVVPGIGFSPDRFLQGRLFSYGDAQRYRLGVNHNLIPVNKARVETNDYHRDGSMRVDGNYGGAPAYTPNSYGVWTAQLEVSEPPLDLEGAMYRYDPKDDPTDDCFRAGGELWRLMTEDKKQILIENTAADIAPVTENIKYRHAVHCYHADKEYGERFTKAVGLDFAKVIELSKLSNNDLNKVTYQEKMDA from the coding sequence ATGGAAAAGGACAAGTTCAAGAAACTGACCAATGAAGTCGGCGCTCCCGTTGCGGATAACGAGAACGCGATTACCGCAGGCCCTCGCGGCCCGGTTGTCATGCAAGACGTATGGCTGATGGAAAAAATGGCGCACTTCAACCGTGAAGTCATACCAGAAAGAAGGATGCATGCAAAGGGGTGGGGTGCATACGGAAAACTTACCGTGAAAAAAGACATATCGAAGTATACGAAAGCAAAAGTACTTCAACCTGGTACGACGACGGATTTGTTCATTCGCTTTTCTACTGTCGCGGGGGAACGTGGCGCGGCAGATTGTGAACGTGATATCAGGGGTGTCGCCGTCAAGTTTTATACAGAGGAAGGCAACTGGGATCTCGTAGGCAACAACACTCCTACGTTTTTCATCCGCGATGTCCACAATTTCTCTGATTTAAACCGGGCGGTCAAAAGAGATCCCCGTACCGGCCGCAGGTCAGCGCAGAATAACTGGGACTTCTGGACGCTTCTTCCGGAGTGCTTCCATCAGATTACGATTGTCATGAGTGACAGAGGCATCCCCGCATCCTTCCGGAACATGCATTTCTTCGGGGAGCATACTTTTTCTTTCTACAATGCCAAGAGTGAAAGAGTGTGGTGTAAATTCCATTTTAAGACACAGCAGGGGATTAAGAATCTCAGCAATGAAGAAGCTACAAAAATCAATGGTATGGATCGTGAATATCATGGAAAAGATTTGTACGATGCCATCGAACGAGAAGATTTCCCCAAATGGACAATGTATGTCCAAATCATGACGGAGAAGCAAGCCAAAGGACATCATGAGAATCCTTTTGACATTACAAAAGTATGGAGCCATAAGGAATATCCGCTTATTGAAGTAGGCGAACTTGAGTTGAACCGCAATCCGGAGAACTATTTTGCGGAAGTTGAGCAGGCGGCTTTTACTCCCGCGCACGTTGTGCCAGGCATCGGCTTCAGCCCTGACCGTTTCCTCCAAGGACGGCTGTTCTCCTATGGTGATGCGCAGCGGTATCGCCTGGGAGTCAACCATAACCTGATTCCAGTCAACAAAGCACGTGTGGAGACGAACGATTACCATAGAGATGGTTCCATGAGGGTCGATGGCAACTACGGCGGTGCTCCGGCGTATACCCCGAACAGTTATGGGGTGTGGACTGCCCAGCTTGAAGTATCGGAACCTCCTTTGGATTTGGAAGGAGCCATGTATCGCTATGATCCCAAGGATGATCCGACTGACGACTGTTTCCGTGCCGGAGGAGAGCTGTGGCGTCTCATGACCGAGGACAAGAAACAGATTCTTATTGAGAATACCGCAGCCGACATTGCTCCTGTGACTGAAAACATCAAGTATCGTCATGCCGTGCATTGTTATCATGCCGACAAGGAATACGGCGAACGGTTCACGAAAGCGGTTGGATTGGATTTTGCAAAGGTGATTGAGCTGTCAAAACTCTCCAACAATGATTTGAACAAGGTGACTTATCAGGAGAAGATGGACGCATAG
- a CDS encoding ATP-binding protein, whose amino-acid sequence MYRTAMEALKNWKAKSTKKPLIIRGARQVGKTWLMKEFGRTEYEHTVYISFDNNQLMKELFSVDFNVIRLITGIELYAGHKINPANTLIIFDEVQEVPTALTSLKYFNENKPEYQIICAGSLLGIALHQGTSFPVGKVEFLDLYPLSFIEFMLAMGKGQFASLLGKHDFAMVSSFRQEYIDLLKHYYYVGGMPEAVLSFATDRNFPEVREIQKRILVAYEQDFSKHAPNDVVPCIRMLWHSIPAQLTKENKKFIYGLIKEGARAREYEYVLMWLADCGLVHKVHRVTAPNLPLKAYEDLKAFKLFIVDVGLLSCMTRLSQEVLLDGNALFVEFKGALTEQYVLQQLKTIPDIDTYYWTNERNTSEIDFLLDMGNSAIPLEVKAELNLQSKSLRAFADKYHPGLSIRTSMSDYKRADWLLNLPLYAVGCIASSV is encoded by the coding sequence ATGTATCGTACAGCAATGGAAGCCCTGAAAAATTGGAAGGCGAAAAGCACTAAGAAGCCACTCATCATCCGTGGGGCGCGTCAAGTCGGCAAGACGTGGTTGATGAAAGAATTCGGACGGACTGAGTATGAGCACACTGTCTATATCAGTTTTGATAACAATCAACTCATGAAGGAACTGTTTTCTGTTGACTTCAATGTCATCCGCCTTATCACTGGCATTGAGCTTTATGCGGGTCATAAAATCAATCCGGCCAACACCCTCATTATTTTTGATGAAGTACAAGAAGTACCAACAGCATTGACATCCCTTAAGTATTTCAACGAAAACAAACCGGAATATCAAATAATCTGCGCAGGTTCACTGCTTGGGATTGCACTCCACCAAGGTACGTCTTTCCCCGTCGGGAAAGTAGAGTTCTTGGATCTTTATCCACTTTCGTTCATTGAATTCATGCTTGCCATGGGGAAAGGGCAGTTTGCATCCCTATTGGGAAAACATGATTTCGCCATGGTGTCTTCGTTCAGACAGGAGTACATAGATTTATTAAAACATTACTATTATGTGGGAGGCATGCCGGAGGCAGTGCTATCATTTGCTACTGACCGGAATTTCCCTGAAGTTCGTGAGATTCAGAAGCGCATCCTTGTTGCCTATGAGCAGGACTTCTCCAAACATGCACCGAACGATGTTGTTCCATGTATCCGCATGCTGTGGCATAGTATTCCGGCACAGCTTACAAAAGAAAACAAAAAATTCATCTACGGCCTTATCAAGGAAGGCGCACGAGCGCGGGAATACGAATATGTCCTGATGTGGCTAGCCGACTGTGGTCTTGTACACAAAGTTCATCGTGTCACTGCACCGAACCTGCCACTTAAAGCATACGAAGATTTGAAAGCTTTTAAATTGTTCATTGTGGATGTCGGCTTACTTTCATGCATGACACGGCTCAGTCAGGAAGTTTTGCTTGATGGCAATGCGCTTTTCGTGGAATTCAAAGGTGCATTGACTGAACAATATGTGTTGCAGCAATTGAAGACAATTCCGGACATCGACACGTATTATTGGACGAATGAGCGAAATACTTCTGAAATTGATTTTCTGCTTGATATGGGGAATTCCGCAATCCCTCTTGAGGTCAAAGCAGAACTAAACTTACAGAGCAAAAGCCTGAGAGCCTTTGCGGACAAATACCATCCAGGCTTGTCCATCCGTACATCCATGTCGGATTACAAGAGGGCGGATTGGTTGCTTAACCTGCCGCTTTATGCTGTCGGATGCATTGCCAGCTCTGTGTAA